A stretch of the Malus sylvestris chromosome 10, drMalSylv7.2, whole genome shotgun sequence genome encodes the following:
- the LOC126584852 gene encoding uncharacterized protein LOC126584852 isoform X3, translating into MFSTLVVGTGTFFPSITEEDLTPNLQLPLILEAETLFVLGACNDLLLCSPEKDDQRELYICNPYTKQWVAVPPPPEVQCICPPIGFICEPYYNSSSKKDDLDDSVNDHHCKSQHKLSCTSTSTTSYTNTTIQLNAEYRCRVVRILQDGHVDLFFSETCYWRESVNVAFPRCYTEICSGGVAHNGKLYWHGSDEFSTTDDFTAFTFELDPFGTTTADAKGVCRCAHESLLIISVSGSWKRLLEEKMI; encoded by the exons ATGTTTAGCACTCTAGTTGTGGGAACTGGAACCTTTTTTCCAAGCATTACGGAGGAGGATCTGACTCCGAATCTGCAGCTACCACTTATTCTGGAAGCAGAGACATTATTTGTGCTAGGGGCATGTAATGATTTGCTTTTGTGCAGCCCAGAAAAGGATGATCAGCGTGAGTTATACATCTGTAATCCATATACCAAGCAGTGGGTTGCTGTTCCTCCTCCCCCAGAAGTCCAATGCATATGCCCTCCCATCGGATTCATTTGTGAACCCTACTACAACAGCTCCTCCAAGAAAGACGACTTAGACGACAGTGTTAATGATCATCATTGCAAATCACAACACAAACTTAGTTGTACTAGTACCTCTACCACTTCGTATACTAATACTACCATCCAGCTGAATGCTGAGTACAGGTGCAGGGTTGTGCGAATACTTCAAGATGGCCATGTCGACTTGTTCTTTTCAGAGACTTGTTATTGGAGAGAGTCAGTTAATGTAGCATTCCCAAGGTGTTATACTGAGATCTGTAGTGGTGGTGTTGCTCACAATGGGAAGTTGTATTGGCACGGCTCTGATGAGTTTTCAACCACGGATGATTTTACAGCCTTTACTTTTGAGCTGGATCCATTCGGTACTACTACTGCTGATG CCAAGGGTGTCTGCAGGTGTGCCCACGAGAGTTTACTGATAATTTCAGTGTCTGGGAGTTGGAAGAGGTTGCTGGAAGAGAAGATGATTTGA
- the LOC126584852 gene encoding uncharacterized protein LOC126584852 isoform X2: MFSTLVVGTGTFFPSITEEDLTPNLQLPLILEAETLFVLGACNDLLLCSPEKDDQRELYICNPYTKQWVAVPPPPEVQCICPPIGFICEPYYNSSSKKDDLDDSVNDHHCKSQHKLSCTSTSTTSYTNTTIQLNAEYRCRVVRILQDGHVDLFFSETCYWRESVNVAFPRCYTEICSGGVAHNGKLYWHGSDEFSTTDDFTAFTFELDPFGTTTADGCLQVCPREFTDNFSVWELEEVAGREDDLKWRLVVDEVSLYQIDSYSKHPLLLNYGGQKFIKIELGFHPNYKDIIYLDDYSQVLMCNLSARTLELVPGIPSFGIYLDQQGIHPFVLPWWPTPVPKLN, translated from the exons ATGTTTAGCACTCTAGTTGTGGGAACTGGAACCTTTTTTCCAAGCATTACGGAGGAGGATCTGACTCCGAATCTGCAGCTACCACTTATTCTGGAAGCAGAGACATTATTTGTGCTAGGGGCATGTAATGATTTGCTTTTGTGCAGCCCAGAAAAGGATGATCAGCGTGAGTTATACATCTGTAATCCATATACCAAGCAGTGGGTTGCTGTTCCTCCTCCCCCAGAAGTCCAATGCATATGCCCTCCCATCGGATTCATTTGTGAACCCTACTACAACAGCTCCTCCAAGAAAGACGACTTAGACGACAGTGTTAATGATCATCATTGCAAATCACAACACAAACTTAGTTGTACTAGTACCTCTACCACTTCGTATACTAATACTACCATCCAGCTGAATGCTGAGTACAGGTGCAGGGTTGTGCGAATACTTCAAGATGGCCATGTCGACTTGTTCTTTTCAGAGACTTGTTATTGGAGAGAGTCAGTTAATGTAGCATTCCCAAGGTGTTATACTGAGATCTGTAGTGGTGGTGTTGCTCACAATGGGAAGTTGTATTGGCACGGCTCTGATGAGTTTTCAACCACGGATGATTTTACAGCCTTTACTTTTGAGCTGGATCCATTCGGTACTACTACTGCTGATG GGTGTCTGCAGGTGTGCCCACGAGAGTTTACTGATAATTTCAGTGTCTGGGAGTTGGAAGAGGTTGCTGGAAGAGAAGATGATTTGAAGTGGCGTTTGGTAGTTGATGAAGTTTCATTGTATCAAATAGACTCCTATTCCAAACACCCTTTACTCCTAAACTATGGAGGCCAAAAGTTCATCAAAATTGAGCTAGGCTTCCACCCAAATTATAAGGATATCATCTATTTAGATGACTATAGTCAAGTTCTGATGTGCAACCTTAGCGCAAGAACGCTAGAGTTAGTTCCAGGGATTCCGAGTTTCGGCATATATTTGGATCAACAGGGTATCCACCCATTTGTGCTTCCATGGTGGCCAACACCAGTTCCCAAACTTAACTAG
- the LOC126584852 gene encoding uncharacterized protein LOC126584852 isoform X1 — protein MFSTLVVGTGTFFPSITEEDLTPNLQLPLILEAETLFVLGACNDLLLCSPEKDDQRELYICNPYTKQWVAVPPPPEVQCICPPIGFICEPYYNSSSKKDDLDDSVNDHHCKSQHKLSCTSTSTTSYTNTTIQLNAEYRCRVVRILQDGHVDLFFSETCYWRESVNVAFPRCYTEICSGGVAHNGKLYWHGSDEFSTTDDFTAFTFELDPFGTTTADGNINVDKCCITLGPVDSTDFQLTTTSCHMSLGSSQGCLQVCPREFTDNFSVWELEEVAGREDDLKWRLVVDEVSLYQIDSYSKHPLLLNYGGQKFIKIELGFHPNYKDIIYLDDYSQVLMCNLSARTLELVPGIPSFGIYLDQQGIHPFVLPWWPTPVPKLN, from the coding sequence ATGTTTAGCACTCTAGTTGTGGGAACTGGAACCTTTTTTCCAAGCATTACGGAGGAGGATCTGACTCCGAATCTGCAGCTACCACTTATTCTGGAAGCAGAGACATTATTTGTGCTAGGGGCATGTAATGATTTGCTTTTGTGCAGCCCAGAAAAGGATGATCAGCGTGAGTTATACATCTGTAATCCATATACCAAGCAGTGGGTTGCTGTTCCTCCTCCCCCAGAAGTCCAATGCATATGCCCTCCCATCGGATTCATTTGTGAACCCTACTACAACAGCTCCTCCAAGAAAGACGACTTAGACGACAGTGTTAATGATCATCATTGCAAATCACAACACAAACTTAGTTGTACTAGTACCTCTACCACTTCGTATACTAATACTACCATCCAGCTGAATGCTGAGTACAGGTGCAGGGTTGTGCGAATACTTCAAGATGGCCATGTCGACTTGTTCTTTTCAGAGACTTGTTATTGGAGAGAGTCAGTTAATGTAGCATTCCCAAGGTGTTATACTGAGATCTGTAGTGGTGGTGTTGCTCACAATGGGAAGTTGTATTGGCACGGCTCTGATGAGTTTTCAACCACGGATGATTTTACAGCCTTTACTTTTGAGCTGGATCCATTCGGTACTACTACTGCTGATGGTAATATTAATGTTGATAAATGTTGTATAACTCTGGGGCCAGTTGATTCTACGGATTTTCAACTAACTACAACTTCGTGTCATATGTCTCTTGGTTCAAGCCAAGGGTGTCTGCAGGTGTGCCCACGAGAGTTTACTGATAATTTCAGTGTCTGGGAGTTGGAAGAGGTTGCTGGAAGAGAAGATGATTTGAAGTGGCGTTTGGTAGTTGATGAAGTTTCATTGTATCAAATAGACTCCTATTCCAAACACCCTTTACTCCTAAACTATGGAGGCCAAAAGTTCATCAAAATTGAGCTAGGCTTCCACCCAAATTATAAGGATATCATCTATTTAGATGACTATAGTCAAGTTCTGATGTGCAACCTTAGCGCAAGAACGCTAGAGTTAGTTCCAGGGATTCCGAGTTTCGGCATATATTTGGATCAACAGGGTATCCACCCATTTGTGCTTCCATGGTGGCCAACACCAGTTCCCAAACTTAACTAG